In the Deltaproteobacteria bacterium genome, GATATTGCCGTTAAATGTTGGAAGGACCTCGCTTGCATGCTCTACGGCGGATGCGTTGAGGTCGATCCCGAATGGGATGGCTCCAGGGACTTGATTGACGATTTTCGCCAGAAGCGCTCCGTTTCCGCAGCCCAAATCCAATATGGATCCGCCAGCGTTGCCGAGCGTCGCGATCGCCAACTTCACAATGGGGTCATGGGCGCGATCCATTGCAAAACGAGTAGCGAAACCGTTATCGCGGTTATACCACTCCGGAAGAATGGTTGCTGACGGCTGCCGTATCGATTCCCGATTATCGAGTCGACGGGGAGCGGATGCTTTCCTCTGCTTTTTCGGGGGACTCGAATAAGGGAACCGGAGTCCTTGGGCACCCTCACGAGGAAACGAGCGCCCCTTCCAGCGAACAGTATGGATTGCACCCGTTGAGTCGGTTGTTGTAGAAACCTTGACGACGGGGGTTAATATTTCGGCAACTCCATGCAATGCGGACCACTCCACTGGCCAGTTCAATATTTCTTCTATCCAGTCCATCTCTTCACCACAGCCTATTTTGCGCCCTAAGGCCAACATGTCTTTGCCTGTGCGAATGCTATCAGGACAATCGAATTTGCAGGGCAGGTGCGGGACAGCGCGGACGCCAATCCAGCGCCACAGAATATTCGCGAAAGGGGGACCGTCCATGCTGATTTCGACGGAAGTCACATCCCGTTCAACTGCCTTGGTGTTAGTTGCCATCGCCCAAGTGGTGTCAACACAGGAATGATCCACCCAGACACGCCGAAAGAAAGACCGGCAGCAGGCAGGATAGCCGAGCAGCGCACCGATAGCGTCATCGTCCCGATTGTCCCAGGCGCGCCCAAGCTCGCGGAGGTCTTCCGGAATTGCGACTCCAAGGCGGATTCTTGGGGTGTTGCCTTGCCGGGTTGGAGGAGGAGTAGCTGAATAAGTACAGGAAGCTTGACCTTCCAGGGCAAGCGGTAGTATGGCCAGGCGGTGCTCGCTCCAGCGACGACATTCTTTCACGCATGCATCCAAGGAAAGTGAAGTGATAAACGCGCGCCGAATCCCGGCGGCAACGGACTGCCAACAAACTTCGTTCCATGCATCCGAAATTCGCTGGAGGCGCGGGCTCCAAATCCGATTCGCCTCGCCGCTTACCCACGCTGTGCGCGTGAAATCGGGTAGAACAAAATTGATGCGATCTATGATTCGCATGCGGCTCGCAGTCGCTTCAGCTCGTTCTGGATATCTCCTAGCAGTGAGCTCGGCGAATTCCTGTCTTTCTTGTTCGAATCCTGTTTCCCAAGAATTGCAGCCATCGTGACCTGTTTCCCTCGCGCCCACGATTCAATATGTGCCCTCTCAAGCGCAGTACGCTCCAAGGAAGCGGATAACGGTTTTTTCCCTGTGCGAATCAACTCGCGTTCAAGCACTTTGTATACGCCCTTCCATACCTCGCAGTGTTCAGTCCGATTGCGCCAGTCTCCGCCAATGGCGGTTCCAGGACAGTTTCCTTTGCACATGAGAAAAAAACGGCAACCGCTGCATCCGCCGTTCTCCTGGGGTGTATGAAAGAGGGCCAGGTATCTTTCATAACCAACGCAGGGAGCTTTTACGAAGTCGATCCCATCCTTATTGGTGCGCCCACAGTTGCTGCGCTGGCCCTGGCCTTCGACACCGCGCACTGCAGATGTCGTGTAGGGATCGCAACCTGCCCAGATGCAAGTGACCTTGTCGTCCTGGCCCATTAGCATACGTCGCATATCATTAAAAATATCGAAACGGAGACACCGCAAGGTCCGCTCTACTTCCAATAATTTCAGCAGGACTTGCGTGTTTTCATCCTCGGTTAGGCCGTACAGACTGCGAATTTCCGGGTTCTCGCTCTCGAGAAGGTGAAGGCGCACGGAACGTACGCCACGAGTCTCGAGATATCGGATCCAATCAATTAACACCGGTAGACGGTCAACTGTTGCGTTGTCTTTGTGCAAGGTAATGATCAGGCTCGGAGGGATTCCTTCGTCGCAGAGGCGTTCAATGGCTTGCTCGGTGAGGGCAGTTGCTTTTCTGGTCTTAGAGAGAGTGCCGTTCCAGCGCACATCGTTGAGCGGCCCTGGACCATCGATGGAAATTCCCACTTGGACACGATATGACTTGAACAGTCGAATGTGCCCGTCTGTGATAAGCACCCCATTCGTCTGTATGCCATTCCTCCTGAATTGAGCCAATCCCCATGCCCACAGATTCTCGAGGTCTTCAAGGGGTACCAATAGCGGTTCCCCGCCGAAAATGCTGAATGCTCCCCCTTCGGCCAGTATTGCTTTCTTCATCAGGTCGATGTCGTATGGTCGAGTCGAGTGGCCCACATCACGCTGCGGATTCTGATAGCAGTACTGACAGCCAATGTTGCAATGGACGCCAAGAGGCCTTACTTCAATTGTCATTCGGGTTTTCCAACGTCAGGTTTGTTCACTTGATTCTCGAGCAACACAATTCGTCGTTCGAGCTTTTTCATTTGATCCGCGACCTCCTGTACAACTCGGCCCATCTCGGCACTTGCCAATCTCATCTGTTGGCCAAACACCTTCGCGAGCTGCTCTTCACCACTTGAGAGATTTCCTTGGAGAGCAGTTACCAGCAGTTCCAAGCGCGTAATTACAGGAAGGAAGTCACGAAGGGGGGGTTGATCAATAACGTCAAAATGACCGCTATCAAGGTGGGAGAAATCGACATGTTGATGATCATGATGGGATAGATCCGAGTGAACGGCATCAAAGTGGACAGGGCCACCACCCTGATCATCATGCGGCATGGCATCGTCGGCGTGGTCGACATCATCATGGACATCATCGTGGACATCAAAATGATCGTGATGATCCTCGTGATCCTGGTGTAAGTCATAGTGATAATCGTTATGAACGTCATCATGGGCTTGGTCGTCGTGTCTTTCGTCATCATGGCCATGATCGCCGTGAACATCACCGAATGAGTCGTCGTGACTGTCAGTATGGTAAGCATCCTGATGCGGATTGTGGTCGTAGTGCCCCCAAGTATGGACATGAGATGGTCCTGGGAAATGGGTGAAGGGATCGATCCAGCGTACGGTGGAATCCGTTTTTTTAGAAACGATACGACCTGGGCGAGAACGATGCTTGTTGTTTTCGCTTGGCATGGCTGGATGTCCCTTCCTTACGGAATTCCGGTCCCGTCCCCGCGGGGCGGCTCCCCAGGCTGACGCGACCCCTGCGGTAGGCGTTGCCTCCTCCCCGTCTGACGTTACGATGCAGGAGACCCCAGCGGACCGGTAGTTGGCAGCCGCGGGCGGGGCTGCTCGGTCGGCGGCAACCTCGCTTCGAACCCCGCGTGTGAACTATGTAACCGCCACTTCTTGCGGTGTCGGCGTCAATTGAATGATGTTCGAGCAAGAAGTGGCGGTCCCAGCGGGGTTCGAACCCGCGTTTTCGCCGTGAGAGGGCGGTGTCCTGGGCCACTAGACGATGGGACCGCGATGGCTGGGGAGCCAGGGTTCGAACCTGGAAACCGTGGGTCAGAGCCACGTGTGATTCCGTCCGTTTCACCACTCCCCAACGGAAAAGACAGGCTACCCGATGGCCGCGCTTTCCGTCAAGCGCCAATCCGGCCGGCGGCGGCCTTCAGGCGACGCACGACCTCTTCCTTCCCGAGGATCTCCATCACGTCGAACAGCCCCGGGGACGCGGTCCCCCCGGTGAGCGCCACCCGGATCGGCTGGTGGACCTTCAGGTTCCCGCCCCTCCGCTCGACGACCCGGCGCAACGCCTCCTCCATCGCCTCGTGCGAGAACGGATCGAGCGCGGAAAAGGCGTCCGCGATCTCGCCCAGAACCGGCGCGATCTCCGGCGCAAGGAACTTCGCTGCCGCCTTCGGATCGGCCGGCTTCTCCCGGAAGTAGTATTCGGACGCCTCCGCCATCTCCTCCAGCGTGCGGGCCCGCTCCTGCAGGGAGCGGACGATGGCCGTGAGGCGCGGGGACGGCGTCGCTCCGATGCCGCGCTTCGCGAGGAAGGGGACGAGCAGCGCCGCGATCCGGCCGGGGTCGGACGCCTTGATGTAATGGGCGTTCACGCTCTGCAGCTTGTCGAGGTTGAACTTCGACGGCGACCGTCCGACGTGCTCGAGGGAGAAGTGGCGGATCATCTCCTCCTCGGAGAAGATCTCCTGGTCGCCGTGTCCCCACCCGAGGCGGACGAGGTAGTTCACCATCGCTTCCGGCAGGTACCCCTTCTCCCGGTACGCCGTGACCGACACGTCGTCCTGCCGCTTCGACAGCTTTCCCCCCTCCATGCCGTGGATCAGCGGGAAGTGGCCGAACGACGGCAGCGGGTAGCCGAGCGCCTCGTAGAGGAGGAGCTGCTTCGGCGTGTTGTTCAGGTGGTCGTCCCCGCGCAGCACGTGGGTGATCCCCATCGACGCGTCGTCCACCACGACCACGAAGTTGTACGTCGGCGACCCGTCGGTTCGCAGGAGCACCAGGTCGTCCAGCTCGGAGTTTTCGTACGCCACGTCGCCGCGCAGCAGGTCGTGCACCACGGTCCGGCCCGCATCGGGCGCCCGGAACCGCACGACGTGCGGCTTCCCGGCGACCGCCTCCGGCGACAGGGCGCGGCACCGGCCGTCGTAGCGCGGCTTCTCCTTCCGCGAAGCCATCTCCTCGCGGCGCGCGTCGAGCTCCTCCTTCGTGCAGACGCACCGGTACGCCTTCCCCTCCGCGAGGAGGCGGTCCGCCTCCTTCCGGTAGAGACCCACCCGCTCCATCTGGAAGTGCGGCCCCTCGTCCCAGGTGATCCCCAGCCAGGTCATTCCGTCGAGGATCGCCCGGACCGCCTCGGGCGTGGACCGCTCCTGGTCGGTGTCCTCGATCCGGAGGATGAACCTCCCGCCCGCGTTCCGCGCGAAGAGCCGGTTGAACAGGGCGGTGCGGGCGCCCCCGATGTGGAGGAACCCGGTCGGGCTGGGCGCGAAGCGCGTCACCACTTGCGGCATCTGCGTTGCCTCGTTTCCGAAAGGGGGATCCGGGGGCGGCGGGGAAGGGCGTCTTCAGGCGAAGGCGAGGCCCGCGTAGCCGACCACCTGGTCGAAATCCCGGCTGACCTCGCCGGAAGTCGCGTATTTTACCAGACGCGCCGAAGTCGCGCCAAGCGCCTTCGCGGCGAAAAGGACCACCGTGGCGGGGATCACCCCGCACATCGATATCCTCTCGGAGCGGACCGTCCGGTAGAGCCCCTCGGGATCGAGCGAGAGCATCCGGTCGATCGCCATCCGGTCCTTCTTCCGCGCCACGGCTTCCGGTACATAGTGCGACATGTCGGAGCTTGCCACCAGGAGAGGCCGGTCGTCCATTCCTTCGACCGCCTTCGCCGCCGCTTCGCCCAGGTCCCGGCACTCCTCGAGGGTGAGGCGGCCGAGCGCCACCGGGACGAAGCGGAATTCCGGCCGGAACCGGCGGAGGAACGGGAGCTGCACCTCGAGCGAGTGCTCCCGGGCGTGGGCCAGGGCGTCCTCCCGGAGCATCGGCGCCCCTTTTTTCAGGCGGTCGGCCAGCTCCCCGTCCACGGCGACGTCGCCCCAGGGCATCCTCCACGATCCGCGGGAGATGATCGCGGCCTCTTCACCGAGCCCGGTGTGGTTCGGGCCGAAAATGACGGAAACCGCCGGAATCCGGATGGAGGAGTACACCTCCCCGGCGACTCCCCCGGAGTAGACGTACCCGGCGTGGGGGGAAACGATCCCGATCACGGGCGTCTTTCCCTCGATATCCCGGGTAAGCTCCCCGACCGCCTTCGAAAGCCCGGAAGGCGTACCTGGATAAAACTGACCGGCCACCGCGGCCATCCGATTCATGTCCCCATGATACACCGGGAGGGGAATATTCGGCGATTGACAGGGAACGCCGCGTTGCCTATAGTGTTTCCTTTAATTTAAGGGAAATTCCCACTTTGTACATCCGTGTGTCCGAAATACCCGGGGGCGGTCTCGACGTTTTCGCATCCCGGGGAAGGGCGTGGATCCCCCGCGTTATCGAAGGGATGGATCCGTCTCCCTTGAATTCGTGCCGGGTCGTCGACGCCGACCTCGTCCTGACCGTGGACGCCGGCGACATCCTGGCCGACGGGTCGTTCTCGGCCGAGGGAGAGGCTCCGTGCGACCGGTGCACCGAGCCGGTCGCGGTCCGGTTCGGGAAGACGTTCAACATCCTGTTGACGCCGAGGAACCGCGGCCCCGCCGGTTCGGGGCCGATCGAACTGCGGGAAGAGGACCTCGACGTCGGGTATTACGACGGCACGGGGGTGGAGGTCGGCGACATCTTCTGGGAGCAGGTGGCCCTGGAGATCCCCGTGAAGGTCGTCTGCTCCGAGGATTGCCGCGGGGTGTGCCCGGCCTGCGGGGCGAACCGGAACCGGGAGGCTTGCTCCTGCGGGGCGCAGGATTCGCCGGGCCCGTTCGACGTGTTGAAGAACCTGAAAGGGAAAAAGGAGTAGACCATGCCGAATCCGAAACGACGCGGATCCAAATGCCGCAGGGACAAGCGGCGCACCCACAAGAAACTCTCCCAGCCGGCCGTGAGCACCTGCCCCCAGTGCAAGTCGATCAAGCGGCCCCATGCCGTCTGTCCGACGTGCGGGACCTACAAGGGCCGGGAAGTCATAGCGAAAACCGAAGCCTGACACCCGCTTCCCTCCGATGAAAATCGCCGTGGATGCCATGGGGGGGGACCACGCCCCGCGCGAGGTCGTCCGCGGCGCCGTCCTGGCCGCCCGGGAATACTCCCTCTCCCTGATCCTGGTGGGCCAGGAGGACCGGATCCGCCAGGAGCTGGCGGGGATCGACTCCTCCGGCGCCGCGATCGAGGTGGTCCACGCCTCCGAGGTCGTGGAGATGTGCGACGTCCCCGGCAAGGCGCTCCGGAAGAAGAAGGACTCGTCGATCCGCGTGGGCCTTTCGCTGGTCTCCGCCGGGAAGGCGTCCTCCTTCGTGAGCGCGGGGAACTCGGGCGCCGTGATGGCGGGCGGGCTCCTCATCCTCCGGCGCATCCGCGGGGTCGACCGGCCCGCGATCGGCGCGACCATCCCGACACCGCACGGCCCCATCGTCCTGATCGACGCGGGGGCGAACGTCGACTGCAAGCCGGCGCACCTGCTCCAGTTCGGGCACATGGGCGAGGCGTACTCCCGGAAGATCCTGGGGATCGCCGGCCCCCGGGTGGCCGTCGTGAGCATCGGGGAAGAGGACTCCAAGGGGACCGATCTCACGCGGGACACCTGCGACCTGTTCCGGAAGACCGGACTCCGGTTCGTGGGGAACCTGGAGGGGCGCGACTTCTTCTGCGGCAAGGCGGACGTCTTCGTCTGCGACGGGTTCGTCGGGAACGTGGCGCTGAAGACGATGGAGGGGATGGTCCAGGCGCTGGGTACGTTCTTGAAATCGGAAATCAGGAAGTCGACGATGGCCCAGGTGGGCGCGCTGCTGGCCGAGCGAGCGCTGCGGACGGTCCGGAGCCGGATGGACTACGCGGAGTACGGCGGCGCTCCGCTCCTCGGGGTGCGCGGCGGGGTCGTCATCTGCCACGGGTCGTCCGACGAACGGGCGATCAAGAACGCGATCCGGGCCGCCGGGTCCCTCGCCCGGGCGGGGGTCGGGGACGAGATCGCGCGCTCGATCGCGTCGCGCGGGCACGCCCCGGCGACTCCGGCCGCGCAACCGTAACCGGAAAGGGGAGGAAGACGTGGGATCGAAGATCATCGGTCTGGGGATGCACGCCCCGCCGAAGCGGCTGACCAACACCGACCTGGAAAAGATGGTCGAAACGAACGACAGCTGGATCACGGAGCGCACGGGCGTCAAGTCCCGGCGGATCGCGGAGCTGGGCGCCGCGAACTCCGACATCGCGCTCGAGGCCTCCCGGAAGGCGCTGGCGGACGCGGGGGTCAAGGCGGACGACATCGACCTGATCGTCGTCGGCACCTGCACGCCGGACATGCCGCTGCCGTCGACCGCGTGCTTCCTCCAGATGAAGCTGGGCGCCCGGAACGCCTTCGCCCTCGACCTGAACGCGGCGTGCTCCGGATTCCTCTACGCGCTTTCGGTGGCCGACTCCCTGATCCGGGCCGGACGAGGGAAGAAGGCGCTCGTCCTCGGCTCCGAGATCCTCTCCTCGATCACCGACTACACGGACCGCGCCACCTGCATCCTCTTCGGGGACGGCAGCGGGGCGGTGGTCCTCTCCGAGTGCCCGGACGGGGAGGGGGTCCTGTCGTGCCACCTCCACTCCGACGGGAACCTTTGGGAGCTGATCCACTGTCCCGGCGGCGGCACCGTCCACCCGCTGACCCCCGACCTCATCTCGCGGCGGATGATCTACATCCGCATGATGGGGAACGAGACGTTCAAGCACGCCGTCACCAAGCTGGGCGAAGTGTCGTTGAAGGCGCTTTCGCACAACGGCTACCGGGTGGACGACGTCGCGCTCTTCATCCCCCACCAGGCGAACCTGCGGATCATCACCGCGGTCGGAAAACGGATCGGCATCCCGCCCGAGCGCGTATTCGTCAACCTCGAGAAGTACGGGAACACCTCCGCCGCCTCGGTCCCGATCGCGCTCGCGGAGGCGAAGGCGCAAGGCAGGATCCGTCCCGGCGACCTCGTCCTTCTGGCGGCGTTCGGCGCGGGGCTCACGTGGGGCTCCGCCCTGGTGAGGATGTAGGAAGCGCCATGGGAATCGCGCTGCTCTTCCCGGGCCAGGCGTCGCAGTTTCCGGGGATGGGGAAGGATCTTCACGACGCGTACGCCGCCGCGCGGGAGGTGTTTCTGGAGGCGTCCGACGCGTTGTCGCTGGACGTCGCCGCCCTGTGCTTCCGCGGCACGGAGGAGGAGCTCCGCCGGACGGAGAACACGCAGCCCGCCATCTTCACGGTGAGCGTCGCCGCGTTCCGGGCGCTTTCGGCCGAGACCGGCATCCGCCCGCTGTGCGCGGCCGGGCATTCCCTCGGGGAGTACTCCGCGCTGGTGGCGGCCGGCGCGCTGCCGCTCCGCGAGGCGGTTCGCGCTCTCCGGTCCAGAGGCAGGTACATGCAGGACGCGGTCCCGGCGGGGGAAGGGGCGATGGCGGCGATCATCGGGCTCCCCCCGGAAAAGGTGGAGGAGGCGTGCCGCGCGGGGTCCGCCCTCGGCGTGGTCTCCGCGGCGAACTTCAACGGGGGGGACCAGATCGTCATCTCGGGCGGCGGGAAGGCGGTGGCCGCCGCGTGCGAGGCGGCGAAAGCCGCCGGGGCGAAGCGCGCGCTCCCGCTGCCGGTGAGCGCGCCGTTCCACTGCGCCCTGATGGAACCCGCGGCCGGCCGCCTGGCCCCGGAGCTGCGCGCGATCCCGCAGGGGACGTTCCGCTTTCCGGTCGTCGCGAACGTGACGGCGGCGCCGTATGCCGAGGGCGATCCGGTGGCGGAGACGCTCGTCCGGCAGATCACGGCGCCCGTGCGGTGGGAGGAGTCGGTCCGCGCGATGCTCGGAATGGGTGCGACCGCGTTCCTCGAGGTGGGGCCGGGGAAAGTGCTGTCGGGGCTGGTCCGGAGGATCGCGAAGGACGCCGCGGCGGCGGCGTTCTGCGGCCCGGCCGACCTCGGCGCGGCGCGCGCCATCGCCGGGTGAACTTTTCCCTTGATGGGGTCGCGAGGTTGAGGGTATGAATTTCGGGATGGGGGGTGGCGCGATGCGTCTGTCGGGGAAGGTGGCGCTGGTCACGGGTTCCGCACGCGGGATCGGCCGGTCGATCGCGGAGCTGTTCAGCGCCGAGGGGGCGACCGTCGTGGTGAACGACGTCGGGAGCGACGCCGGAGCCCGCGAAACGCTTTCGGCGCTTACGGCGGCCGGCGGCAAAGGATCCGTGGAGATGTTCGACGTCTCCGACGCGGCGCAGGTGGACGCCGGGGTGAAGAACATCCTCGAGGCGCACGGCCGGATCGACGTGCTGGTGAACAACGCGGGGATCACGAAGGACAACCTGCTGCTGCGGCTGTCCGAGGACGATTTCGACGCGGTCCTGCGGGTCAACCTGAAGGGGACGTACCTGCTGACCCGGACGGTCACCCGGCACATGATGAAGCAGCGCAGCGGCCGGGTCATCAACCTCAGCTCGGTGGTCGGCATGATGGGGAACGCCGGGCAGTCCAACTACGCGGCGGCGAAGGCCGGGATCATCGGGTTCACGAAGGCGACCGCCCGGGAGCTGGCGTCCCGGAACATCACGGTGAACGCGATCGCGCCGGGATTCATCCGTACCGCGATGACGGCGGCACTTCCCGAGGCGGTGCAGAAGGCGTTCATGGCGCAGATCCCGCTCGGCCGGTTCGCCGAGCCGCGGGAAGTCGCGGAACTGGCGCTCTTTCTCGCGTCCGACGCGTCGTCCTACATCACCGGGCAGGTCGTCGGCATCAACGGCGGGATGTACATGTGAGAGTACAATATACGGAAAGGGAGGGACGAACATGTCGGTAGACAAGCGGGTCCGGGAAATCGTGGCGGAGCAGCTCGAGCGGGACGTGAACGAGGTCACCAACGAGGCGTCGTTCATCGACGACCTGGGCGCGGATTCCCTGGACATCGTCGAGCTGGTCATGAAGATGGAAGAGGAGTTCGGCATCGAGATCCCCGACGAGGAAGCCGAGAAGATCAAGACGGTCAACGACGTCGTCCAGTACATCACCGCCCACAAGAAGTAGGGGGCCGACGGAGCGGGATCCGCGACGGCGGCGGGCGGAAGGAGCGATATGCGCAGAGTGGTCGTAACGGGACTGGGGGCGGTGACCCCGCTGGGGATCGGCGTCGCTCCCACTTGGGAGGCCGCGCTGGCCGGGAAATCCGGCATCGGACGGATCACCCGGTTCGACGCGAAGGATTTCTCCACCACCATCGCCGCGGAGGTGAAGGGATTCCAGCCCGAGGATTTCATCGACCGGAAGGAAATCAAGCGGATGGACCCGTTCATCCATTACGCCATGGCCGCGGCCCACATGGCGATGGAGGACGCGGGTCTCGTCATCGACCCGGCGCTGGCGCCGAAGGCCGGCGTCTACCTGGGAAGCGGGCTCGGGGGGCTCTCCTCCCTCGAGCGGTACCACAAAGCGTACCTGCTGGAGGGGGGGCCCCGGAAGATCAGCCCGTTCTTCATCCCCATGCTCATCTCGAATCTCGCGCCCGGCCACATCGCGATGCGGTACGGCGCCAAGGGGCCCAACATCACCACGACGACGGCGTGCGCGGCGTCGAGCCACGCCATCGGAGAGGGGATGCACGCCGTCCGCAGCGGAATCTGCGACGTGGTGATCGCCGGCGGCGCCGAGGCCACCATCACCCCGCTCGGGCTGGGGGGGTTCTGCTCGATGAAGGCGCTCTCCGACCGGAACGACGACCCGGAGACCGCGTCCCGGCCGTTCGACAAGGACCGCGACGGCTTCGTGATGGGAGAGGGGTCGGCGATCCTCGTCCTCGAGGAGCTTGCGCACGCCCGGAACCGCGGCGCGAAGATCTACGCGGAGGTCCGGGGATACGGAGCGTCGGCCGACGCGCACCACGTGACCGCTCCCGCGCCCGGAGGGGAGGGCGCCGTCCGCGCGATGGCGGCCGCGCTCGCGGACGGCGGGGTTCCGGCGGACGCGGTGGACTACATCAACGCGCACGGGACGTCCACCCCCTACAACGACCTGTACGAGACGATGGCGATCCGCACCGTCTTCGGTGCGCGGGCGAAGGAGATCCCCGTCAGCTCCACGAAGTCGATGACGGGGCACCTCCTCGGGGCGGCCGGCGCGATCGAGGGGATGTTCTGCTCGCTCGCGATCCGCGACGGCGTCATCCCGCCGACGATGAACTACAAGACGCCGGATCCCGAGTGCGACCTCGATTACGTCCCCAACGCGGCGCGCCGGCAGCCGGTCCGTTTCGCGCTGTCCAATTCGTTCGGGTTCGGAGGAACGAACTCGGTGCTCCTCTTCGGCCGGTTCGAGGAGTAGCCCGTTGGCATTCCCTCCCCGCCGCGTCGTCGTCGCCTCGGACCACGCCGGAGTGGAGATGAAGCGTCGCCTGCGGGAGGCGCTCGCGGAGGCGGGGATCGACGCGGAAGACCTCGGAACGGGGTCGGGCGCCTCGGTCGACTACCCGGACTTCGCGACGGCGGTCGCCAAGCGCGTGTCCGCCGGGACGGCCGACGCGGGGGTCCTGGTGTGCGGCACCGGCCTCGGCATGTCCATCACCGCGAACCGGTTCCCCGGAGTCCGCGCGGCGCTGCTCTACGACGACACCGCGGCCCGGTTCGCCCGCCTCCACAACGACGCCAACGTCGCCGTGTTCGGCGCCCGGACGATGGCCGCGGAGGACGCCGTACGGCGGCTCCGGCTGTTCCTGTCGGAACCGTTCGAGGGGGGGCGCCACGAGGGACGCCTGGAGAAGATCCGGGGGATCGAGAACACCATCGCCGCCGGCCCGGGCCCCGGGACGGCCGGACAAGGAGAGCCGCGCATGTCCTTCCTCAAGCAGACCGACCCGGAGATCTACGAGGTCATCCGCAGGGAGACGGAACGCCAGGCGTACCGCCTGGAACTCATCGCCTCCGAGAATTTCGTGAGCGAGGCGGTCCTCGAGGCCACGGGGTCGGTCCTGACGAACAAGTACGCCGAGGGGTATCCCGGGAAACGGTATTACGGCGGGTGCGAATTCGTGGACCAGGCCGAGTCGCTGGCCATCGAGCGCGCGAAGAGGATCTTCGGGGCCGACCACGTGAACGTCCAGCCCCATTCCGGCTCCCAGGCGAACATGGCGGTCTACATGTCCCTGATGAGCCCCGGCGACACGATGCTCGGAATGAACCTCTCGCACGGGGGACATCTGACCCACGGAAGCGGGGTCAACTTCTCGGGGAAGCTGTACAACGTGATCCCCTACGGCGTTCGCGAGGACACGGAGACCATCGACTTCGACCAGGTTCGGGACCTGGCGCTCAAGCACCGTCCGAAGCTGATCGTCGTCGGGGCGTCCGCCTACCCCCGGAGGATCGACTTCGCGGCGTTCCGGAAGATCGCCGACGAGGCCGGCTGCATGGTGATGGCCGACATCGCCCACATCGCCGGGATGGTCGCGGTCGGCCTGCACCCGAGCCCCGTTCCCCACTGCGAGTTCGTGACCACGACGACCCACAAGACGCTCCGTGGCCCCCGCGCCGGGATGATCCTGTGCCGGGAGGACATGGCGAAGAAGCTCAATTCCGCCATCTTCCCCGGGATCCAGGGCGGCCCGCTGATGCACGTGATCGCGGCGAAGGCGGTGGCGCTCAAGGAGGCGATGGCGCCGGAGTTCAAGGAGTACCAGGCGCAGATCCTGCGAAACGCGGAGGCGATGGCGCGCACGCTGGTGAAACGCGGCCACAAGCTGGTGTCCGGAGGGACCGACAACCACCTGATGCTCGTGAACCTGAAGGACACGCCGCTGACCGGCAAGGAGGGGGAGGAGGCGCTGGAGCGGGTCGGGATCACCGTGAACAAGAACACGGTTCCCTTCGAGACGCGCAGCCCCTTCGTCACCAGCGGCGTCCGGATCGGCACGCCCGCGCTCACCACCCGCGGGATGAAGGAGCCGGAGATGGAGCGGATCGGGAACTGGATCGCGGATGTTCTGGCGGCCCCGGCGGACGCCGCCGTGCAGAAGCGGGTGTCGGCGGAAGTCCGCGATCTGTGCGGCTCCTTCCCGCTCTACGCCTCGCGCCTCGTCGGGGCGTAGTGCATCGGGGGGGGAAGGTGAAGGCGGGAACGCGCGCCCGGCCCGACTGGGACACCTATTTCATGGACATGGCGAAGCTCGCCGCCCGGAGGTCGTCCTGCCTTCGGCGCGCGGTTGGCGCGGTCCTGGTGAAGGACCGG is a window encoding:
- the rpiB gene encoding ribose 5-phosphate isomerase B, which translates into the protein MAFPPRRVVVASDHAGVEMKRRLREALAEAGIDAEDLGTGSGASVDYPDFATAVAKRVSAGTADAGVLVCGTGLGMSITANRFPGVRAALLYDDTAARFARLHNDANVAVFGARTMAAEDAVRRLRLFLSEPFEGGRHEGRLEKIRGIENTIAAGPGPGTAGQGEPRMSFLKQTDPEIYEVIRRETERQAYRLELIASENFVSEAVLEATGSVLTNKYAEGYPGKRYYGGCEFVDQAESLAIERAKRIFGADHVNVQPHSGSQANMAVYMSLMSPGDTMLGMNLSHGGHLTHGSGVNFSGKLYNVIPYGVREDTETIDFDQVRDLALKHRPKLIVVGASAYPRRIDFAAFRKIADEAGCMVMADIAHIAGMVAVGLHPSPVPHCEFVTTTTHKTLRGPRAGMILCREDMAKKLNSAIFPGIQGGPLMHVIAAKAVALKEAMAPEFKEYQAQILRNAEAMARTLVKRGHKLVSGGTDNHLMLVNLKDTPLTGKEGEEALERVGITVNKNTVPFETRSPFVTSGVRIGTPALTTRGMKEPEMERIGNWIADVLAAPADAAVQKRVSAEVRDLCGSFPLYASRLVGA